In one Fundulus heteroclitus isolate FHET01 chromosome 3, MU-UCD_Fhet_4.1, whole genome shotgun sequence genomic region, the following are encoded:
- the LOC118562120 gene encoding uncharacterized protein LOC118562120 — translation MLSDILERLAEKIFSYKAYPTDADLSDVAEALTRKHPCLRQPDSFNESYGWKLKLKSKMCNYRTQLRSHGLSSELMVNTLKSKSREDAAPFPAKNVKKARRGETNYYPQPSGDSPENLEQERVSLLTEIKIRNNERTVREKMARTFQFRRQEIVDQKPTIENLMERWPALFQMEEVDAEFLRVTAVPLLTRFMAHLDKHSPQLLKIFRKKGGTTKAKTATILEFLDQGADADIRRECILKALIIYLGERVEDLIKEYMVSQKDQAEQELERTTMAVFVFRENSSLLQQPQDVGIVIDGVEVLNELPSIAAGVVMLFGLCYALNMEYPQGFRFTFEALQKILMELGSNKMTSKIRKLSSELKTAQ, via the exons ATGTTGTCCGACATACTGGAAAGATTGGCAGAGAAGATTTTTTCCTACAAGGCGTACCCCACTGATGCAGACCTGAGTGATGTTGCAGAGGCTCTGACGAGGAAACATCCCTGCCTGAGACAACCAGACTCCTTCAATGAGAGTTATGGATGGAAACTGAAGCTGAAGAGCAAGATGTGCAACTACCGCACTCAGCTGAGGTCACATGGACTTTCGTCTGAGCTGATGGTGAACACACTAAAATCCAAATCACGAGAAGATGCTGCTCCCTTTCCAGCAAAGAATGTGAAAAAGGCAAGAAGAGGTGAGACCAATTACTATCCTCAGCCCAGTGGAGACAGTCCAGAAAACCTTGAGCAAGAAAGAGTGTCTCTTCTGACCGAAATAAAGATAAGAAACAATGAGAGAACCGTACGGGAGAAGATGGCCAGGACTTTTCAGTTCAGGAGGCAAGAGATTGTGGATCAGAAGCCAACCATCGAGAACCTCATGGAAAGATGGCCAGCTTTATTTCAGATGGAAGAG GTTGATGCAGAGTTTCTGCGGGTTACTGCAGTTCCCCTCCTGACCAGATTTATGGCGCACCTGGACAAGCACTCCCCACAGCTGCTGAAGATCTTCAGAAAGAAAGGAGGGACCACTAAAGCAAAGACTGCCACGATCCTGGAGTTTCTTGACCAG GGTGCTGATGCAGATATCAGAAGGGAGTGTATCCTCAAAGCCCTCATCATCTACCTGGGAGAACGTGTTGAGGACCTAATAAAGGAATACATG GTCTCCCAGAAAGATCAAGCCGAGCAGGAGCTCGAGAGGACCACCATGGCAGTCTTCGTCTTCAGAGAGAATTCAAGCCTTCTACAGCAGCCCCAAGACGTTGGGATTGTCATTGATGGTGTGGAAGTCCTCAATGAGTTGCCTTCTATTGCAGCTGGGGTGGTAATGCTCTTTGGACTTTGCTATGCTCTTAACATGGAGTATCCACAGGGTTTCAGGTTCACTTTTGAGGCCCTTCAGAAGATCCTAATGGAGCTTGGTTCCAACAAGATGACTTCCAAGATTCGCAAACTCAGTAGTGAACTCAAAACTGCGCAGTAG
- the polr3c gene encoding DNA-directed RNA polymerase III subunit RPC3 isoform X1 produces MTAQEICLCGLLLREHFGEVVEKVGTHLLRSGAQNLRTIVHETNLSVDLVKKCLCVLVQHGACSFTVGRKGPGSPTEYHACGERILRVLRYPRYIYTAKTLYGDTGELIIEELLQRGHVTMSSTVKTVADRLTQNMEEGQSLDYSEVSSTFSKLVETHFLQRCPPVGAAGTSGGAAPAEAPATPAAPAAAASTAPLTAESFPECYTLPQVTLTGRGKRQLVPEDGEDQRNAKRAKMTSESHGDEGIYWQVNFERFHQYFRDQAIISAVANKLDQTSSEIVRTILRMSEVTTSPTATCTKPLSTNEIFRSLPASYNIPRHILDQYLTLLVDDPMEFVGKAGESGGGMFVVNLHKALANLARATLESIVQERFGSRSARIFRLLLRKRHLEQKQVEDFAMIPAKEAKDMLYTLLSHNLVQLQEIPKTPDFAPSRTFYLYTVNQLPTARMLLQNCYKTVANLIERRLFETKENKRLLEKSQRIEAILASLQASGAEPEQLSEVEEMISAPEKQQLDVLRLHVNKLDSAENQVDETIFILESYISSTSAS; encoded by the exons GTAAAGAAGTGTCTCTGCGTGCTTGTGCAGCATGGGGCTTGTTCGTTCACCGTTGGCCGTAAAGGACCCGGCAGCCCCACAGAGTATCACGCCTGCGGTGAACGGATCCTGAGAGTTCTGCGCTACCCGCGTTACATCTACACGGCCAAAACGCTGTACGGCGACACGGGCGAGCTGATCAtcgaggagctgctgcagcgaGGCCACGTGACCATGAGCAGCACAGTCAAGACGGTCGCAGACCGACtcacgcagaacatggagg AAGGCCAGAGCTTGGATTATAGCGAAGTTTCCTCCACCTTCTCCAAACTGGTGGAGACACATTTTCTCCAGCGTTGCCCTCCGGTGGGGGCAGCTGGAACTTCAGGCGGCGCTGCTCCAGCCGAGGCTCCTGCCAcccctgcagctcctgcagctgctgccagCACCGCCCCGCTGACTGCAGAGAGCTTCCCTGAGTGCTACACCTTACCGCAAGTCACGCTCACTGGACGAGGCAAACGGCAGCTGGTCCCTGAGGACGGAGAAGACCAAAGGAACGCAAAAAGGGCTAAGATGACCTCAGAG TCACATGGTGATGAGGGAATTTACTGGCAAGTGAACTTTGAGCGGTTCCATCAATACTTCAGAGACCAGGCGATCATCAGTGCTGTGGCCAATAAGCTGGATCAG ACCAGCAGTGAAATAGTGAGGACTATCCTGAGGATGAGTGAGGTGACCACCTCGCCCACAGCCACCTGCACAAAGCCCCTCTCGACCAATGAGATCTTCAGGTCGCTCCCAGCCAGCTACAACATCCCCAGACACATCTTGGACCAGTATCTGACTCTGCTGGTGGACGACCCG ATGGAGTTTGTTGGGAAGGCTGGAGAAAGTGGAGGAGGAATGTTTGTTGTCA ATCTACACAAAGCACTCGCGAACCTGGCTCGAGCCACACTTGAGTCCATCGTGCAGGAGAG ATTCGGCTCCCGGTCGGCTCGTATCTTCCGCCTGTTGCTGCGGAAGAGACACCTGGAGCAGAAGCAGGTGGAGGACTTTGCCATGATTCCAGCAAAGGAGGCCAAGGACATGCTCTACACCCTCCTGTCCCACAACCTGGTGCAGCTACAG GAAATCCCCAAGACCCCAGATTTCGCTCCATCTCGCACCTTTTATCTTTACACCGTCAACCAGCTCCCAACAGCCCGAAtgctgctgcagaactgctacAAG ACCGTGGCCAACCTCATAGAGCGACGCCTGTTTGAGACCAAAGAAAACAA GCGCCTCCTGGAGAAATCCCAGCGGATCGAAGCCATCCTGGCGTCCCTGCAGGCCAGCGGAGCCGAGCCCGAACAGCTGAGCGAAGTGGAGGAGATGATCTCTGCTCCCGAGAAGCAACAGCTGGATGTTTTAAGGCTTCACGTCAACAA GTTAGATTCAGCTGAGAACCAAGTAGATGAAACCATCTTTATCTTAGAATCCTACATCAGCTCAACATCTGCAAGTTGA